In Opitutaceae bacterium TAV5, one genomic interval encodes:
- a CDS encoding N-terminal cleavage protein, with the protein MKSPLLRISRTVHSHRAAFTLIELLTVIAIIGILAAIIIPVTGKVRESARAATCAANLRQIGFATGLYAEDNKGWLPGHTPLPGSNDPGLYGGQRAYYNNKPGQGNLTHFVASYLGYPAWDTLPSGENRILPPFLCPSWRAIRGSDGGKVFTLTTDLYGDQTWKKPFGEFGNTSPKNAAMRLTDIDTPSVRKMMWDASKTNDTDYIPQPAHGNKRNVLYFDWHVKSEKQ; encoded by the coding sequence AATCGCCCCTTCTCCGCATTAGCCGCACCGTTCATTCCCACCGGGCAGCCTTCACCCTGATCGAGCTCCTCACCGTCATCGCGATCATCGGCATCCTCGCGGCTATCATCATACCCGTGACCGGCAAGGTCCGGGAGAGCGCTCGCGCCGCCACCTGTGCCGCCAACCTGCGCCAGATCGGCTTTGCTACCGGCCTCTATGCGGAGGACAACAAAGGCTGGCTGCCCGGCCACACTCCGCTTCCCGGATCGAACGACCCCGGCCTCTACGGCGGACAACGTGCCTACTACAACAACAAGCCCGGACAGGGAAACCTGACCCATTTTGTCGCCAGCTACCTCGGCTACCCCGCATGGGATACCCTTCCCTCCGGAGAGAATCGCATCCTTCCTCCCTTCCTCTGCCCCTCCTGGCGGGCCATCCGCGGATCAGATGGTGGCAAGGTTTTCACACTCACCACCGACCTCTATGGCGACCAGACCTGGAAAAAACCCTTCGGAGAATTTGGCAATACCAGCCCAAAAAATGCCGCCATGCGGCTCACCGACATCGACACCCCATCGGTCCGCAAGATGATGTGGGATGCCTCGAAAACAAACGACACCGATTACATCCCGCAACCCGCTCACGGCAACAAGCGCAACGTCCTCTACTTCGACTGGCACGTAAAAAGCGAAAAACAATAA